The genomic stretch ACGAGgactttcattttatatttttatattgaatttatTACCAGTATATACTCAAAAAaagcaggattttaaaaaataaccacctTTCTGCCCAAAAATCATTGCATAAAATTGGTACTGCAGGAAGAATCTCTGTGCACATTCTGTGGAGATAAGTACTTTGGACACATTATTCTAATTTAAGGAGCGTGGGACTAGGGGAAGGAGATGACAACTTTGCCCTAATCTTCCTTCAGAAATATTTTGACAGTTTAGGCTGAGTGATAACTTTTAATGTTTCCCAAACTGTTTACTGTGATATGTATGGTCAAGTTTGATTATTTCCACTGGGTAGGTATGGTGAGGAAGTATGATTGTTACAGTATTTTTGAGAGGCAGCATGATGTAACAGGACAAGGACTgggttttggattttttaaaaaaatctatatgcaaaaaccaaaaccaaaaaaacttgaGTTCTATTTATGTGTTATGAGGTCTTGGCAAGATATCTAACTTCTGTGAACTTCCATGGCTTTATTCAGAGATGATCCCTACCCCCCtttagggttgttgtgaaaattaagtaaGATATGTATAAGTACCCAGCATAGCACTTAGCACTTAGCACTTGGcatttaaatacttaaatgtttttttccttgcttctttCTTCTTATTGAGGAAACACTTTATTCCTTTCAAAGAGCTTTCATATTCAAGGTCTGTTTTGTGATCCTCACAGCTCAAGTGATCTCATCCTTATTTTATAAGTGAGACCCTACACAGGGAAGGTGACTTATCTGAGATCACTTCCTATGTAAGCAGAAGAACTAGGACTTGAAGCCATGCCTTTTGATTTGTCACAGGGCTCTTATTTTGTACTTAATTTggggggattttttaaaaacttaaattggATTATGGGTATTAATTATGCTATGTATTTACTTCTGTCAAAATAATGAAACATCAAGATTTAGTGGGAACTTAACAGTGGTCTAGCCTCTATATTTTGCCCATGACTCACCTCTGCTTGCTGATTACTGGAATAGAGGGCTTGACCATCAAATGTAAGGCAGCAGCTTATGGGGAGTTAGGGAAAGAGATTGTTGGGCCAGAATCTGAGGTGATTTCAGAATAATCTTTTACGTTTCTTCATCAGTACCAAAGAACCACTGGAGCTCTGTGAGTAGCtctataatatttttacttttccccCATTTTCATTAGTATTCTCACCAGGGGTCCTATGTGACTCTCCTTCTCCAAGGTCTGTTGGCCATCCTGATGACCTTCTCTCCTGCAGGGTCCCTTTGACCTTGAACTTATCACTTATCCCCTTTGGGCCTCTGTGTCTTCATTAGTAAAGTAAGACTAAAGTAATCTTTAAGTTTCTTTCCAGCTCTAATGCTCTGTGATGCCATTGTCCAGAAGCTCTGCTGAATGGTGGAACAAGTTATGTATCACATTTCATTGTCATAGAAGCCAAATTGGTTTATTAAACAGGCTCTGGagaattaaaactttttaatcCAAGCCCCAGATGTAGTGGGTATATTAGTATTGGTGGTCTTTATGGGTTTTTATCCAAGGATACTTTGGACATAGGAATGGTGATGTTTTTTGGTGTCAGTTGAGAGATGAAAGCTAGGAAAAGGTGATTGACTTCATTAGACACATTTTGACAGTGTGATTTTATTCTCAAAGCATACCCCAGCATGTGAGTTATTTTTATCTCATGTGGGTTAGAGTTTAGGGCTTGTTCCTATTCCCTGGGGAGGCAGGTAGACAGTTTAATGATGGCTCTGCCTGCCAGGACATTTGGTCTTAATAATAGGCTCAAATTTTCCTTTGTTCCATTGGGAACTTAAATCATTTCAAGGAAACTTGGTAGTAAAAATACTTTGATGTGGGGAAAAATAAGTACCTTTAGCTGAAATCCATTTGCTGTCATCATTGACCCTGAGCGTATTGTTCTCATTTCCACATCAGTATCTTTTGTTTCTGAGTGTCCTGCCCCTCTTTGCTGATATCCTTACTATATACCCTAACTGTTCTAATAAACTTTTCCAAACGCCCACTCCCATTCCCTTCCCCCAACtgccctttctcctttctctgaaatTTTATAGGAAGCCTCTGCAATGCAATGTAATGATTAGTTATCTACTGTCTTATATtattatctcattgttttattcGTGTTCATTTTGTCCCCTTAAATTATTTGCTTCTTGAAATCAGGAGCAATCTTTATTCATCTCTGTAATCCTAACGTTGCTGAATTGgccccagggggaaaaaaagtatagaGGAAGGAGTAAAAGACTGTAAAGGaacttaacatttattgaattgatGCCCAGTACTAGGTATATGTAccttatagtttattttaaattttttatattagcCTAAAGGTTGGAAATATTAGGTCCATTTTACTCCTGAAGAGACTTGgcctcagagaggttgagtagtAGGAGTCAGAGGTAGTGTGGAGTCACAGTATTTAGTATTAAATCACTCTTCTCTGCCATTCACTTATTGCATTATCacagtaagttacttaacctttctgagcttcagtttcaaGATGGGGATGATACCTACCCTACTGGGTATTTGTGAACCTTAAGGAGAAAGATAATGTAGATAAAGAGCCTTTGGATGTATGGCCTGTAGACCGTCTATAAAGGAGACATATTTGAATGTAGAATGAACAGGACTTCCTACTGGattagttgtggtacacagggagagaaaaaaatgaaacatgacTCCCAGGTATCTATCTTGAACTACTGAGAAGATAATGATATAATTTACAGACAATCTGGCACACTGGAAGAAAAACAGTTGTGGAAGGGGAGTGTTGCGTTTGATGTTGAGATCTTGAATAGGCAATTGACTATGCAATTCTAGAGCTCAGAGGAGAGATCTGAGACCAAGATACAGTATAGAATCTGGGAGTTAGTAGCACACATGTGGTACCTGAGGCCCTTCGGTGGAAGAGCGAGAACAGAAGTAGATGACCTACATTCTCAACAACTGCAACAGTCAAAGGTAAGTAGAGGATAACCCAGCAAAGATGACTGAAAAAAAGGCAGCCACATAGGTTGGAGAATCAGGAAAGTACAGTGTCActgaagccaagggaaaaaaacactTCAAGCAATTTGTCTGTACATGATGTCTTCTCTTTCTCACCTTCCATTTACTCTTCAACTCAGTACACTCTGGCTTCTGCACCATCCCCTTCAACTGTACTAAAATGACTCTTTTACAAGGACCAGCACTCCTAACTGGACAAATTTAGTGGGCATTTCGCTCTCCTCATTGAACTTGCCCTGTCAGCAGCATTCAGCACAGCTGgccatttcctctttctttcccctaCCCCAGTGGCTGTTCTTTTGGAGTACCTTTCCCAGTTATTCCCACGCTACCTGATCCCTAAATGTTGGCATTCCTCAGGCTCTGTAAATTATTTTCTAGGGTTATCTCAACCAATGCTGTAGATTTTATACTATCTTGATCTTATAActtccaaatttttatttctggtaAGACCTGTCCTTTGAGTTTCAATTATCTGCATGACATCTCCACTTACATGTCTTATATTCATGTCCAAAACAGAGCCCTTAAATATTTTCGCCTTGAAACCTGTCTCTTCCTCAACACTTCTTTTCCCATCTTAATAAATAATACCACCATCTAATCATTCAAGCTAAAACTTTGGGATGAGCTTTGACTCTTTCTCCCTCATTCTTGACATCTAATCTAACAGCAGATCAAATATGTTCTGTCTCCAGAATTTCTCACATCACCTCATTTCACTTTGGTCCAGGTCACTATCAGTTTTCAACTAGACTTTTGAAGTAGCCTCCTATCTACTCTTCCTACTTCCTACTTGTCTTCTTGTGATGCTTTCTCCATACAGCAGGGAAAGAGAacccttaaaaatataaatatgattgAGCATGTATGAGTTAAAGATGAAATTAGTCACTTTCACATTAAAGGGCAGATTCTTTTTGGCTCCTTCAGAATCCTACAGCAGGTTGGGGGTGGCTTGGAAGAGAACCCAGGTGTCCAGAGAACCAGTCCAGAGCACTAGAAGGACATTCTCACTAATCTGATTCCAAGTGACATTTTCtcaaagttaaataaaaagaaagtacatggcttttctgtttattctgttaATTATAAGACTTCTGCTATTAGATTTGTATTATAAAATTCAGTTGTGATCATCAGCTTCTGCTTAGGTCTGAGGGCTCAGTGCCTTTAATGAAGTTGGTTCTTACTACCAGTGGAGTGATAACTTCTTTACTGAGAAtcagttcaaaaaatattttctcaatacCTTCTCTGTATTAGATTTTAAGTGTACAAAAATGAATAAGGTATAGTATCTGTTCTAAAAGATTTGCAGTCTAGTAAAGGAGATAGGATATATTAAACATTAGCTATAATAGATGCATGTAAAGAGGGCTATAGGAGAAGGGACAGGAATGAATGATTCGGTTCATGGCTAAATGGAGTGAGGAGGACCTAACAGAGGAGTTGATATTTGAACTAGATCATAAAGAATGAATCTGAGTTTGCCGTAACAGGAAGAGGGTATTTAGGAAGAGAAAATGCCCATAGGTGTAAGAATACATCAGAGGATGACTTGGAAATGTCTCATAAAAGTGCACAGTGACTCTAGATCCAAGAGGAAAGAAATTGTGCACCAGAAGATGGAGACTCTGAtgaaacaggaataaagaaaggagaagagtGTGTCAAGCTAAGAAGAATTGCCCAAGTCAGGAAGGAAGTTAAGAGTTGCTTCAGTGAGAATGATGGAGTGAAGACCTCTGACAGTCCTCTCCATAAAACCAGTGAGAGTAGTGGCAAAAATTGTCAGAATCAACTTTGTCAAAACTATGGAAATTAACTAAAGGCCTGCAGCAATCCATAGAGCATTTAAGAAATGGCTAAATCTCAATAAGAAGAGAAAGTCTTGTGGTGTTGTAACTTGCCCTATTCCAATCCTCACTTCCCAGCTCCACTGTAGCCTTAAAAACCAATAGCCTACAATCACCATTAAAACCAGCAGACTGTCAGCCACTGGATGGGCAGAATGAGGATGGAGTTCCTTCAAAGCCCCATTCCCAGAGAATTATCATCATTTGACTTGTCTTATGGTTGGTTCCCTGTAAGACTTCACTTGCAAGGCTTGCCTGATTGGAAAATTGCCCAGTGAGAAAAGCCTTCTCCCTGGGGGCATTTGGTAAAAGCAAtcagtgggggggcttccctggtggcgcagtggttgggagtccacctgccgatgcaggggacgcgggttcgtgccccggtctgggaggatcccgcatgccgcggagcagctaggcccatgagccatggctgctgagcctgcgcatccggagcctgtgctccgcgacgggagaggccaaaacagtgagaggcccgcataccgcaaaaaaaaaaaaagcaatcagtGGCAGTTTAACATCATGGCTGCTTGAGgtgaaagaaacttaaaaggGAAAGTTCGGGAATGAGATGTCCATAAAGGACTTTGAAAAGCTCTGACACATTTCTGGGAACCTAGAAGGCCATGCACATATGCAGGGCTGCTTGCATATACCAGAAATACCTGAGAAGGCCCTAATCTCTTACCTCTAGCTGACATGAGGCTTAGTACAAACAGGATGTATAGGCTAGATCAGAGTTGTAAACAGCCTGGCTGAGTTTTGAAGTCCTTCCCCAAAACACACAGATCCTCAGCAAAGACTAGGAGACATATTGGTTCTaggcatttaaggaaatctccAATCATTAGGAGACCACTAAGCTAACCAATCAGTGACTTCACTGGCCACACAAAACAAAGAGTACAGATGTTCAtcaaagtcactaaacaaacaaacagtagaaaacagcagcagcaacaacaactaACCCTGGAGACATGAGAGATTCTGATTTCTAGAGTTgccacattatattatttaaaatgtctgcTTTTCAAAAAAAACTTGCAAGACATGCGAATAAGCAGAAAAGTATGGGCCATTCAcaaggggagaaaaaaagcacTCAGTAGAAACTATCCCTGAAGAACCCCAGTTGTGGGACATCTAATAGACAAACACTTTAGtcagctattttaaatatttttttaaattaatttttgttttatttatttattaatttttggctgtgttgggtcttcgttgctacgcaggcttttctctggttgcagctagtgggggctactcttcattgcagtgcgcgggcttctcactgcagtggcttctcttgttgcggagcatgggctgtaggtgcacgggcttcagtagttgtggcacgcagcctcagtagttgtggtgcacgtggcatgtgtgatcttcctggaccagggcttgaacccgtgtcccctgcattggcaggcagattcttaaccactgcgccatcagggaagccctaaatatggTTAAATAACTAAAGCTAATtatgtttaaagaattaaaggaaaagatgagGATGATGTCTCCCCAAATAGGGaataataaaaagatagaaaatgcaTGTgcaagccatgtgtgtgtgtatacacatataaagAAATTCTGCAGCTTAAAagcacagtaactgaaatgaaaaattcactagagaggTTCAATGGCAGATTTAAGCAAGCataaatcagtgaacttgaagattgGTCAAATGAAATTATACAGTCTAGGGAACTGAACTTGAAGATTGGTCAGTTGAAGTTATACAGTCTggggaacagaaataaaaaagaaagaagaaaaatgaacagagcctcagagtcTTGTGGAGCATCAACAAGTTTACCAACGTAAACATAATGGGCATTCTTAAAGgtaagagaaaaaggaacagaaagaatgtttgaagaaataaagccagaaaacttctcaaatttaaagaaatacatgaaTTTATACATTCAGGAAGCTCAAAAAATTCCAAGTAGGGTAAACTCTTAAAAGAGATCTACACcttgacacatcataatccaaTTGTTGAAAGCCAAACCCAAAGACAATCTTGAAAGTGGCAAAAGAGAAGTGACTCATCAGTTTATAAGGGATCATTAAAAAGATTAACAGCTTATTTTTCATCAGAAATGATGAAGGCTCTTTCCTGGCTGGAACCATGGAGGCTgctaaggagaagaaaaaaaaggttccTGCTGTGCCAGAAACCCTTAAGAAAAAGCGAAAGAATTTCGCAGAGCTTAAGATCAAGCACCTGAGAAAGAAATTTGCCCAGAAGATGCTTCGAAAGGCAAGGAGGAAGCTTATCTATGAAAAAGCTAAGCACTATCACAAGGAATACCGGCAGATGTACAGAACGGAAATTCGAATGGCTAGGATGGCAAGAAAAGCTGGCAACTTCTACGTACCCGCAGAACCCAAACTGGCATTTGTCATCAGGATCAGAGGTATCAATGGTGTGAGCCCAAAGGTTCGAAAGGTGTTGCAGCTTCTTCGCCTCCGTCAGATTTTCAATGGCACCTTTGTGAAGCTCAACAAGGCCTCAATTAACATGCTGAGAATTGTGGAACCATACATTGCATGGGGGTACCCAAACCTGAAGTCAGTAAATGAATTGATCTACAAGCGTGGTTATGGCAAAATCAACAAGAAGCGAATTGCCCTGACAGATAACGTGTTGATTGCTCGATCTCTTGGCAAATACGGTATTATCTGCATGGAGGATCTGATTCATGAGATCTATACTGTTGGAAAACGTTTCAAAGAAGCAAACAACTTCCTGTGGCCCTTCAAATTGTCTTCTCCACGAGGTGGAATGAAGAAAAAGACCACCCATTTTGTAGAAGGTGGAGATGCTGGCAACAGGGAAGACCAGATCAACAGACTTATAAGAAGGATGAACTAAGGTATCTACCATGATTATATTTGTAATCTGGTCAGTTAATAAACAGTGACTGctttcaaattgaaaaaaaaaaaaagaaagaaatgatgaagGTCAGAAGACAGTGGGatgacacattaaaaatattaaaagaaagaatgtgaaTCAAGAACTCAATATCCAacattattcttcaaaaatggagaaaataaggtattcccagataaacaaaaatgacagAATTTATTGCTAGCAATACTTATAAATTTGTGTTGGTGagcatataatatataaagatatactttgtatgataatAACAGCACAAAGGATTGGGGGAAGAGAATGGAGCTATATAGGAGCAAAGTTTCTATATACTATTGCAATTAAGTTGATATTAATCCAAACAAGATTTACaaattaagatgttaattgtaaACCCCTGGGCaatgactaagaaaatatttttttaaagtaaaagaaatgacaatggtATTAAAATGGTACAGTAGACAGTACATATTTTGCATAAAAGAAGATAATAATGAAGGAATAAAGGgacaaaaaaatacataagatatagagaaaacaagtaagaaaatggcAGATGCAAATCCTATTTTAACAGTAATTGCATTAAGCATTAATAAATTAAACACTCCAATCAAGAGGCAGATAATTtcagaatgaatttttttaaaaaaacatgattcaactatatgctatctacaagagataCACTTTAGATTCAAAGTCACATATAGGTTAAAAGTTAAAACCATGAAAAATACATACCATGTAAATAGTAACCAAATgagagctggagtagctatactaatagatgaaatagactttagaCAAAAATTGTTACTAGATCTCTAgtaagacaaagaaggacattatatattgaTTAAAGGTTATTCTGtcaataaaatgtaattataaacatatatgcacctacaTATACAggacctgaaaaaaaaatgaaacagacagaattgaagggagaaattgacaagtCAACAGTAATACTTGAGGACTTAAGTACTTCAGTTTCAAAAATGAATATAtcgttataaagcaaaaactaacacaccattgtaaagcagttatactctaataaagatgttaaaaaaatgaatatatcatCTGAACAGATCAATAAAGGAAACACAGGACTTGAATGATTCTAGAAACCAGCTAGACCTAACAGAAACCTGTAGAACACTTTGCCCAAGGATAGCtaaatgtccatttttctcaAATGCACGTTAACCATTAATGAAGATAGACCATAAGTTAGTTCATAaagcaagtctcagtaaattttaaagatttaaatcatACCTGTGTGATTTTCAACATGTTCTTCAACTTTAGTGaagtgaaattagaaatcaataacagaaggaaatctaagaaattcacaaatatgtggaaattaaacaacatgttttaaaataaccAATGAGTTAAAGCAGACATCAcaacaaaaattagaaattacttttaagtttaatgaaaacaaaaacacagtgtACCAGAATTTATGGGATGTAGTTAaaacagtgcttagagggaaatttatggcTATGCAcacctatatttaaaaaggatgatTTTAAATCAGTAACCTAACccttaactttaaaaaactagaaaagaagagcaaactaaattcaaagcaagcagaaggaagaaaatgaagattagagtggaaagaaatgaaatagagaatagaaaaacaatagagaaaaattattgaaaccaCAAGTTGGTTCTTCAGAAAGATCAAGAAAATCGACAAAgctttagctagactgaccaaggaaaacaaaagatagAAGACTCAGCTGACTAAAATCAAGAATGAAAAAGGGGACATTACTGTTgatctaagagaaataaaaagggttATGGGGGAATACTATGAACTTTTATATGCCACTATAATAGATAACCTagttaaaaatggacaaattccagGAAAGACAGAGTGctgaaactgactcaagaagaaataaaatatctaaagagACCCATAAATCAGagatttaattaataataataatttcagggcttctctgggtggcacagtggttgagagtctgcctgctgatgcagaggacacaggttcgtgccccggtccgggaggatcccacatgccgcggagtggctggggccgtgagccatggccgctgagcctgcgtgtccggagcttgtgctccgcaacgggagaggccacaacagggagaggcctgcatacctcaaaaataataataataataataatttcaaatcCGACAAAGTAAAGCCAGGATCAGATAGCTTCACTGGTGATTTCTagcagacatttaaaaaagaattaacactgattcttcacaaactctttcaaaaaatatgaGAAGGGAACATTTTCTAACTCAATTCATGAGGCcaatattaccctgataccaaacccagataacacattacaagaaaactacagaccaatatgtatatatgcacacaaacatcctcagcaaaataatagcaaattgaattcagcactatataaaaaggattatacatcatgaccaaatgggatatatcccaggaatgtaaggttaGTTCAACATTGCAaaaaatcagtcaatgtaatatatcatattaacagaataaaagataaaaccccacatgattatctcagtagacacagaaaaagcctttgacaaaatccaacaccttttcaagataaaaacactcaacaacgTAGGAATCAAAGGGAATTTCTACAACCTGATAAAAGgaatctataaaaacaaaaacaaaaaaaccccagctaACCTCATACTAATGGTGAAAGAATGAAAGCTTtcctcctaagatcaggaacacaataaggatgtccactcttaccattTTCTACTCAACTTTTTACTGGAATTTCTAGCtggggcaattaggcaagaagaagaaagaaaagacatccaggttggaaaggaaaaattcagttgtgtttttatatgctagcaatgaataatctgaaaatgaaatttagaGAACAATTTCATTTATAACAGCATCAAAAGTGATAAAATACTccggaataaatttaacaaaagtgcAAGACTTGAAAACTgcaaaacactgttgaaagaaattaaagatctaaataaatgaaaattcattacatgctcatggattggaagacattGTTAAGATGGCATTACTCTTCATATCATTCtttggattcaatgcaatccatatccaAATTCCTTCTGGCTTTTTTAAAGGTATTAAGAAGCTGATTTTAATATCATATGGAAATTcgagggacccagaatagccaaaacaattttaaaaaggacaGTTGGAGGAATCACAAGTCCTGATTTCAAAAGTTGCTTCAAAGCTTGATTACAAAGCTACTGAGATCAAAACAGTGTGGAACTGACATtagacagacatatggatcaatgaaatagaattcaTTGTCCAGAAACtaaacccatacatctatggtcagttgattttcaacaaggatgcaaagacaattcaatgggggaagGAAGAGTATGGTCAATAATTGATGCTAGCACAActaaatatccacatgcaaaagaactaGATTGGACCTTTGCCTCACACTATAtgaaaaactaactcaaaatggtcAGGGACTCAAGTATAAAAGCTAAAAACTATAAGAATCTTAGAAGAAACTATACGTGTtagtctttgtgaccttggattagacagtcttttttttcttttagatacaGTGCCAAAAGcacaagtaataaaagaaaaaaattgataacttTCATCAAGATTAAAACATGTTTGTGCTTCACAGGACACtatcaataaagtgaaaagacaacccaccgaatgggagaaaatattgacaAATGATTTATCTGATAAACATCTAATAAATAGAATatgaaaagaactcttaaaattcgaaaatgaaaagtcaacgcaatgaaaaaaatgttcaaaggatttgaatagacgtTTCTCTAAAGAACATAAACACATGACCAACAAGTAGATGAAAAGTCTTATGAGGACGTTGTCCTGATGGAGTAAAGAGCATTGAGGGAACAGGTGAGATTTTAGCTGGCCGATAAAATGGGATAAAATGaagccataaagaagatgaagaagCTCTTTATGTACTGATATGGAACAATTTCTaagatatctttttaaatttaaaaagagatgaaGTACAAAGAGTATATACAGTCTGTTACCATTtgcataaaaagaggaaaaattataaattcaattaCTTACATAAGCATAGAATATCTCTGGAAAGAGGCAAAGAAGCTGAAAACATTTGTTGCCTTTGGGATGGGACCCATATAGATGGGACAGTGGTGGGGGATGTGGAAGACTTTTTTTACTGTAATAACTGTCAGCATGTTACAGGAGATTTTAAAGATTCCTCCCATTATATAACTAGGCCCTTGATAACCTAcagttaaaatatcatttttaatcaTTGCTAGGCCCTCAAAAACATAATGGAAGTCTCTAAACTCCCCTTCTTCATATCTgtccatgaattttttttttaaaggaaaaatcaagTGGGTGCAAACTgaattgggaaaaagaaaaagagctgtggaatgaaattagaa from Mesoplodon densirostris isolate mMesDen1 chromosome 10, mMesDen1 primary haplotype, whole genome shotgun sequence encodes the following:
- the LOC132497074 gene encoding large ribosomal subunit protein uL30-like produces the protein MEAAKEKKKKVPAVPETLKKKRKNFAELKIKHLRKKFAQKMLRKARRKLIYEKAKHYHKEYRQMYRTEIRMARMARKAGNFYVPAEPKLAFVIRIRGINGVSPKVRKVLQLLRLRQIFNGTFVKLNKASINMLRIVEPYIAWGYPNLKSVNELIYKRGYGKINKKRIALTDNVLIARSLGKYGIICMEDLIHEIYTVGKRFKEANNFLWPFKLSSPRGGMKKKTTHFVEGGDAGNREDQINRLIRRMN